The Fortiea contorta PCC 7126 genome has a segment encoding these proteins:
- the cas1d gene encoding type I-D CRISPR-associated endonuclease Cas1d yields the protein MGTVYITQDDAFIGKTDERLNVKFEKKTILDIPLIKIDGLVIVGRASISPLAIAELVNQKIPLTFLTNTGKYIARLEPEMSKNIFVRSAQWKAAGETTQAIHLTQGFVRGKLKNYRYSLSQAKRRYSELDLDAGINQLSNAIASLDKANSINTIRGFEGAGSAAYFGCFNQLIRVDDFNFSTRNRRPPLDPVNSLLSLGYSLLRHDIQGALNIVGFDPYLGYLHTERYGRPSLALDLMEEFRPLIVDAVVLTAINRRMLTPKDFITEPLSNAVSLTKDGLHIFLRLYQEKKQNKFKHPLMQNQHTYQETFEIQARLLAKYLLGEIDKYPPLVMK from the coding sequence ATGGGGACAGTTTATATTACACAAGATGATGCTTTTATTGGCAAAACAGACGAACGTCTCAACGTAAAATTTGAGAAAAAGACAATTTTAGATATACCTTTGATTAAAATTGATGGCTTGGTAATTGTGGGACGAGCCAGCATTTCTCCTTTAGCGATCGCTGAATTAGTCAATCAAAAAATTCCCCTAACTTTTCTCACAAACACAGGTAAATATATCGCCCGTTTAGAACCAGAAATGAGTAAGAATATTTTTGTACGTTCCGCTCAATGGAAAGCTGCTGGAGAAACAACACAAGCTATTCACCTTACACAAGGTTTTGTTAGAGGTAAATTGAAAAATTATCGCTACTCGTTGTCACAAGCAAAACGCCGCTATTCTGAACTAGATTTAGATGCCGGTATCAATCAATTATCGAATGCGATCGCATCTCTAGATAAAGCTAATTCAATTAATACAATCAGAGGCTTTGAAGGTGCTGGGAGTGCTGCATATTTTGGTTGTTTTAATCAATTAATTCGTGTAGACGACTTCAACTTTTCAACTCGGAATCGTCGTCCTCCTTTAGATCCAGTTAACTCCCTTTTGAGTTTAGGTTATTCCTTACTGCGCCACGACATCCAAGGAGCTTTAAATATCGTCGGATTCGACCCTTATTTAGGATACTTACACACAGAGCGTTATGGTAGACCTTCTTTAGCACTAGATTTAATGGAAGAATTTCGCCCTTTAATAGTAGACGCTGTTGTGCTCACAGCTATTAATCGGCGAATGCTAACACCAAAAGACTTTATCACAGAACCACTAAGTAACGCAGTTTCACTCACCAAAGATGGACTACATATTTTTCTGCGTTTATATCAAGAAAAAAAACAAAATAAATTTAAACATCCGCTCATGCAAAACCAACACACCTATCAAGAAACCTTCGAGATTCAAGCGAGATTGCTTGCCAAATATCTACTAGGAGAAATTGACAAATATCCACCATTAGTTATGAAGTAG
- the cas4 gene encoding CRISPR-associated protein Cas4, with amino-acid sequence MNIEYIPIAALNQFAYCSHRCWRMFCAGEFVDNQYTIEGTSLHDRVHTTTEVMHEETWQIRAIWLKSDKYQLIGKSDLIESAEGQFYPVEYKRGHKGEWDNDELQVCAQALCLEEMTGQTITTGYIYYAHSHQRQLVEINAELRQSAIATITSVTNLLETGIMPKPIYSNRCKGCSLNSQCLPKAFDRVRNYHEAS; translated from the coding sequence ATGAACATCGAATATATTCCAATTGCGGCATTAAATCAATTTGCCTACTGTTCTCATCGCTGTTGGAGGATGTTTTGTGCAGGTGAATTTGTTGATAATCAATACACAATCGAAGGCACAAGTTTGCACGATCGCGTCCACACTACAACCGAGGTAATGCATGAAGAAACGTGGCAAATACGAGCAATTTGGCTGAAATCAGATAAGTATCAACTAATTGGCAAATCAGATTTAATTGAATCAGCAGAGGGTCAATTTTATCCTGTTGAATATAAGCGAGGACATAAAGGTGAGTGGGATAACGATGAACTGCAAGTATGTGCTCAAGCTTTATGTTTAGAAGAGATGACAGGACAAACAATTACCACAGGTTACATCTATTATGCTCACTCCCATCAACGACAATTAGTAGAGATTAATGCAGAGTTACGACAAAGTGCGATCGCTACTATTACATCTGTCACAAATCTTCTAGAAACAGGTATAATGCCAAAACCAATTTATAGCAACCGCTGTAAAGGATGCAGTCTGAATTCACAATGTTTACCTAAAGCTTTCGATAGAGTAAGAAATTACCATGAAGCCAGTTAA
- the cas6 gene encoding CRISPR-associated endoribonuclease Cas6: MPHSLVLNLLPQSPIPPQYLTGRHLHALFLTLVSSVDKTLGDRLHDSDADKAFTLSPLQIDSHFKGSKRGSQLQYSHQQPIPAETPCWWRISLLDDTLFSKLTQLWLNLNPNHPWHLGPADLYITTIQGTPQSTQPWANACSYAQLYEQASDRETTIRLTFSTPTAFRQGKFDTTLPTRECVFNSLLTRWNKYSGIDFTDIAIESIFPSFINIHTEILADSRSKFIGLLGEISYRLLGEVEPMQIKQINALSDFALYAGVGRKTTMGMGITRRLSY, from the coding sequence ATGCCTCACAGTTTAGTCCTTAATTTACTACCTCAATCGCCTATCCCCCCACAATATCTCACAGGCAGACATCTGCACGCCCTATTTTTAACTCTAGTCAGTTCTGTAGATAAAACATTAGGCGATCGCCTCCACGACTCCGACGCTGACAAAGCTTTCACCCTCTCCCCTCTACAAATTGACAGCCATTTTAAGGGGAGTAAAAGAGGATCGCAATTGCAATATTCACATCAACAACCCATCCCCGCTGAGACTCCTTGTTGGTGGCGCATCTCGTTATTAGATGACACTCTATTTAGCAAACTTACCCAACTATGGCTAAATCTTAATCCCAATCATCCTTGGCATCTTGGCCCAGCAGACTTGTATATTACCACCATTCAAGGCACACCGCAATCAACGCAACCTTGGGCAAATGCTTGCAGCTATGCTCAATTGTACGAGCAAGCGAGCGATCGCGAAACCACAATTCGTCTCACCTTCTCCACTCCTACAGCCTTTCGTCAAGGAAAGTTCGATACAACTCTCCCCACCAGAGAATGTGTTTTTAACTCCCTATTAACACGGTGGAATAAATACAGTGGTATTGACTTTACTGATATTGCTATAGAGTCAATTTTCCCCTCATTTATTAACATTCACACAGAAATATTAGCAGATTCCCGCAGTAAATTTATTGGCCTTTTAGGAGAAATTAGTTATCGGCTTTTGGGAGAAGTCGAGCCAATGCAAATTAAACAAATTAATGCTCTATCTGACTTCGCACTATATGCAGGTGTTGGACGTAAAACCACAATGGGTATGGGAATTACGCGGCGATTAAGCTATTAG
- a CDS encoding 2OG-Fe(II) oxygenase, with the protein MKYYQQQPNAFPSDYLNNLWGEIHACPYFAINNLNRDFVGTKGFSVVFKRSHIPTVEQQFPYFKPYLDLALQPSCNAFYLNPLLLKEGSRVDPHIDRSLRSYCKTVEPPALVSVLYVRVPENMEGGELLLKAHKRQLGQIKPQMNTLVYFQGDLTHSVNAVKTPGNRLSLVCEQYSLGETELAEIPEFTIESRVTQSTTKKRKYASQFSP; encoded by the coding sequence GTGAAATACTACCAACAACAACCCAACGCCTTCCCCAGTGATTACCTCAACAACTTGTGGGGAGAAATCCACGCTTGTCCTTATTTTGCTATCAACAACCTCAACCGCGATTTTGTTGGGACTAAAGGATTTTCAGTGGTGTTTAAGCGATCGCACATCCCCACAGTAGAGCAACAATTCCCCTATTTCAAGCCGTACTTAGATTTAGCTCTCCAGCCTAGTTGTAACGCTTTTTACCTCAATCCCCTGCTACTCAAGGAAGGTTCTCGCGTTGATCCGCATATTGATCGCTCTCTGCGTTCTTATTGCAAAACCGTTGAACCGCCTGCGCTTGTGAGTGTTCTATATGTGCGAGTACCTGAAAATATGGAAGGTGGAGAACTCTTACTCAAGGCGCACAAGCGCCAACTAGGACAAATTAAACCACAGATGAACACCTTAGTTTACTTTCAAGGCGACTTAACTCACTCTGTTAACGCTGTGAAAACTCCTGGAAATAGATTGAGTTTGGTTTGTGAACAGTATAGTTTAGGTGAGACTGAATTAGCAGAAATTCCAGAATTTACTATTGAATCTAGAGTTACTCAATCTACTACCAAAAAACGTAAATATGCCTCACAGTTTAGTCCTTAA
- the cas5d gene encoding type I-D CRISPR-associated protein Cas5/Csc1, whose product MVFIYRCQLELHDSLYFATREIGRLYETEPVIHNYALCYALGLVDSQIYSTTVAEEHSYRYFCPEQVPKYEEHLTPLNQQVIYVTPARSLNHSTILNTWKYANNNYHMEMEKTQKNIPSFGRAKEIAPESVFEFFVISQKELKLPKWIRLGKWMSKAEVMVEKLSNPKTVEGLFTCTHPLNPLDVMFTNQVISYDVVNMPPVSLIQNVQMRGQYYYFDDVKNLKIPACMEYRFRS is encoded by the coding sequence ATGGTATTTATTTACCGTTGTCAATTAGAGTTACACGACAGCCTCTATTTTGCCACACGTGAAATTGGCAGATTATACGAAACAGAGCCAGTAATTCATAATTACGCTCTCTGTTATGCATTGGGTTTAGTTGATAGTCAAATCTACTCTACTACGGTAGCTGAAGAACATTCTTATCGCTATTTTTGTCCCGAACAAGTGCCAAAATATGAGGAGCATTTAACGCCACTCAATCAACAGGTAATTTATGTAACTCCAGCGCGATCGCTCAATCATTCTACTATCCTCAATACGTGGAAGTATGCTAACAACAACTACCACATGGAAATGGAGAAAACTCAGAAGAATATCCCTAGTTTTGGTAGAGCTAAAGAAATTGCACCAGAAAGTGTATTTGAGTTTTTTGTCATTTCCCAAAAAGAACTCAAATTACCAAAATGGATTCGCTTGGGTAAATGGATGAGTAAGGCTGAGGTAATGGTTGAGAAGTTATCTAACCCTAAAACTGTTGAAGGTTTATTCACCTGTACACATCCTTTAAACCCTTTAGATGTGATGTTTACTAATCAAGTGATTAGCTACGATGTGGTGAATATGCCTCCAGTTAGTTTAATTCAAAATGTGCAAATGCGAGGGCAATATTACTATTTTGATGATGTAAAAAATTTGAAAATTCCGGCTTGTATGGAATATCGTTTTCGCAGTTAG
- the cas7d gene encoding type I-D CRISPR-associated protein Cas7/Csc2 — protein sequence MAILKTVESKLFQAEIPYKPMGKYVHFLTIRITESYPLFQTDGELNKARVRAGVKDKTTISRLSMFKRKQSTPERLVGRELLRNYGLMTAEECEYNVNFAMDNPDCIIYGFAIGDSGSEKSKVVVDTAFSITAFDESHETFTLNAPFENGTMASKGENNSKPGEVTSRINQQDHIRPQVFFPSIVTLKDPTEASFLYVFNNILRTRHYGAQTTRTGRVRNELVGVVFADGEITSNLRWTQAIHDQMKANNTLNPPEPLDEHDVITAAKNAIAALMADEFIVHTDFIGDAFISLLNEVKTLTGSEKGIKEILQKADAEAKAYAGKHITKKKTAAKAGKE from the coding sequence ATGGCAATTCTCAAAACTGTTGAATCCAAGTTATTTCAAGCTGAAATTCCTTACAAACCAATGGGTAAATATGTCCACTTTTTGACAATTCGGATTACCGAATCTTATCCTTTATTTCAAACAGATGGAGAACTAAATAAAGCACGAGTAAGAGCCGGAGTAAAAGACAAAACTACAATTAGCCGTTTGTCAATGTTCAAGCGCAAACAGTCTACTCCAGAGCGTTTAGTTGGTCGAGAACTATTGCGTAACTATGGCTTAATGACGGCTGAAGAATGCGAATATAACGTGAATTTTGCAATGGATAATCCTGATTGTATTATTTACGGCTTTGCTATAGGTGATTCCGGTTCCGAAAAATCAAAAGTTGTAGTAGATACCGCATTTTCAATTACAGCATTTGATGAATCACACGAAACCTTCACTCTCAATGCTCCTTTTGAAAATGGCACAATGGCTTCTAAGGGTGAAAATAATTCTAAACCGGGTGAAGTTACTAGCCGAATTAATCAGCAAGACCACATCAGACCGCAAGTTTTCTTCCCTAGTATTGTCACACTCAAAGACCCCACCGAAGCTAGCTTCCTTTACGTTTTTAATAATATTCTGCGAACTCGCCACTATGGAGCGCAAACAACCCGCACAGGTCGTGTTAGAAATGAGCTAGTTGGTGTTGTATTTGCAGATGGAGAAATTACTAGTAATCTGCGTTGGACGCAAGCAATACACGACCAAATGAAAGCTAATAATACTTTAAATCCACCAGAGCCTCTCGATGAACATGATGTAATTACTGCTGCTAAAAATGCAATTGCAGCGTTGATGGCTGATGAATTTATCGTTCATACTGACTTTATTGGTGATGCTTTTATATCCTTATTGAATGAAGTTAAAACTCTCACAGGAAGCGAAAAAGGAATCAAGGAAATTTTACAAAAAGCTGATGCAGAAGCTAAGGCTTATGCAGGCAAGCATATCACTAAGAAGAAAACTGCTGCTAAAGCGGGGAAAGAATAA
- the cas10d gene encoding type I-D CRISPR-associated protein Cas10d/Csc3, producing MAKKSKKSDEYQQLSILEAETENDSTSELSDDDWMSGDDSDFQEISNLKVETQLAELLTLKLLQDAIKSENDDDLIMQEFSDYVLPNLLRVAVGVTAKGGKFFDYLDKKKEKEIENFHQNNLGKSHKIKEPKKLDRRNAGDQSLNTHLLNGLLPANLIERCLNQLDTTAKRVIQEQERRLLIAGFILHDFEKFDYRLFPKMPDNYKAIGQDKEQDIRKLSVDAHREIIDVIVCELGLDKFVSPDEPTAWQEYRDDLLFIAYNAQRRNDTNLNVSEHGLQPIIDDYILICLADLTCLADLLSSIIKHPQDAEHQTLNGILHSLSDGQLKFTYHSIAENRGVLTNVVNNALMEAHTSLNTEDKTHYKRLLYLPTGVIYLARKDAPKISRQGLDDRVIDTIKKLCANQLQLRKVGFSRGNIGMKYADYYNLFLDIKGLMQFTVDAVPSKVKTSKAADKATNLAQFQRKGVLAKNIEIDFAEDIRIDHLAELGALITGKFWKEYLDRVKALIKNNKKLPPIPTINLTEIAIDFLDLSEYKSEIIAFQQLKDTGGIAYDWYYIATQYLKRNPGQEDVREICQSLVNRWIEVIEPIINQYKLPDEWKDLRDWCDRVIMLPTETQQKSATDQAEIFFKELANYNAAKKAGRGKQLICSISHSAYTVTEQMESAVLFTPQVYTNKQILGGSNAKRNISSIAGVEMMLRQILMNQTQAVGKRFEDGKYRYLYFYPTYYFTPETNKFLQKAYNGIAQTRFDTSVRNHFISKDLQANLKRENYQSVDSFLIDENLQRDKDRTFKLSYPEDQPLTFYFMALPPGRDSTDTESWVMPTWLAFAFPMILDVKTVVSESPIPPFNDGAEFEESVFLDSAPHAFRALVRRDRFRLDYILEGWNENSIQYPAPLNVLTAAYAIHLDVNARQGKSGYDANWGRFTELAKDFETSPLYVFSYLNRWVRNQGIETARIEKIRLYAYHFYPCFDPYVKYDNNMETLNVKEESSLNHPKKLTDLYRRFYRANKRYNPKSNAVLKPIDIAAETILKAESSVFQGDTLVAAVAAEVFKLMDRVHSSTAEGRWIISKREEERQAVLDFARYFVTEVFEKSFAGDRARLAGRQLNLIRDTCEFLYRLEDDKENAARDDKSTESVDNENQ from the coding sequence ATGGCTAAAAAAAGTAAGAAGTCAGATGAATATCAACAACTATCAATCTTAGAAGCAGAAACAGAAAATGATTCAACCTCCGAACTATCAGATGATGATTGGATGTCTGGAGATGATTCTGACTTTCAAGAAATATCTAATCTAAAAGTCGAAACGCAATTAGCAGAACTCTTAACCCTCAAGTTACTGCAAGATGCAATTAAATCAGAAAATGACGATGATTTAATTATGCAGGAATTTAGTGATTACGTTTTACCCAATCTTTTACGGGTAGCAGTTGGAGTTACAGCCAAAGGTGGTAAATTTTTTGATTATCTTGATAAAAAGAAAGAAAAGGAGATAGAGAATTTCCACCAAAATAATTTAGGAAAAAGTCACAAAATAAAAGAACCGAAAAAACTTGATCGAAGAAATGCAGGTGATCAATCTTTAAATACTCATTTACTCAATGGTTTACTACCAGCTAATTTAATAGAACGTTGTTTAAATCAACTTGACACCACTGCAAAAAGGGTAATTCAAGAACAAGAAAGACGCTTATTAATTGCTGGGTTTATTTTACATGATTTTGAAAAGTTTGATTATCGGCTATTTCCTAAAATGCCAGATAATTATAAAGCAATTGGACAAGATAAAGAACAAGACATTCGCAAGTTATCTGTAGATGCTCACCGCGAAATTATAGATGTTATAGTCTGTGAATTAGGTCTTGATAAATTTGTTAGTCCTGATGAACCAACAGCATGGCAAGAATATCGAGATGATTTGTTATTTATTGCCTACAATGCCCAGCGTCGAAATGATACAAATCTCAATGTTTCTGAGCATGGTTTACAGCCAATAATTGATGATTACATTCTGATATGTCTTGCTGATTTAACTTGTTTAGCTGATTTACTTTCCTCAATTATTAAGCATCCTCAAGATGCAGAACACCAGACATTAAATGGAATTCTCCACAGCCTCAGTGATGGGCAATTAAAATTTACCTATCACAGTATTGCTGAAAACCGTGGTGTATTAACTAACGTTGTTAATAATGCTTTGATGGAAGCACACACTAGCCTCAACACTGAGGATAAAACTCACTACAAAAGACTGCTTTATCTACCCACAGGAGTAATTTATTTAGCTCGAAAAGATGCTCCAAAAATTAGTAGACAAGGATTAGATGATCGCGTTATTGACACCATAAAAAAACTCTGCGCTAATCAACTTCAACTCCGAAAAGTTGGCTTCAGTCGTGGAAATATTGGGATGAAGTATGCCGACTATTACAATCTCTTTCTCGACATCAAAGGCTTAATGCAGTTTACCGTCGATGCAGTACCGAGTAAAGTCAAAACCAGCAAGGCAGCAGATAAAGCTACTAATTTAGCTCAATTCCAGCGTAAAGGTGTTTTAGCTAAGAATATCGAAATAGATTTTGCGGAAGATATTCGTATAGATCATTTGGCAGAACTAGGAGCTTTAATAACTGGAAAGTTTTGGAAAGAGTATCTGGACAGAGTTAAAGCCCTAATTAAAAATAACAAAAAACTACCTCCAATTCCAACTATTAATCTTACAGAAATAGCTATTGATTTTCTTGATTTATCTGAATATAAATCTGAAATTATCGCATTTCAGCAACTTAAAGATACTGGAGGCATCGCGTATGACTGGTATTATATTGCAACGCAATACCTTAAACGTAATCCAGGGCAAGAAGACGTTCGTGAGATTTGTCAAAGTCTGGTTAATCGATGGATAGAAGTCATTGAACCAATCATTAATCAGTACAAACTACCTGATGAATGGAAAGATTTGAGGGATTGGTGCGATCGCGTGATTATGCTTCCGACTGAAACGCAACAAAAATCAGCTACCGATCAAGCAGAAATCTTTTTTAAGGAGTTGGCAAACTACAATGCTGCGAAAAAAGCAGGACGAGGGAAACAATTAATTTGCTCAATTTCTCATTCTGCTTACACGGTTACTGAGCAAATGGAATCAGCAGTTTTATTTACGCCCCAAGTTTATACAAACAAGCAAATATTAGGAGGTTCTAACGCTAAACGCAATATCTCCAGTATTGCAGGTGTGGAGATGATGCTGAGGCAAATCTTGATGAATCAAACTCAAGCTGTAGGTAAGCGATTTGAAGATGGGAAATATCGCTATCTCTATTTTTATCCAACTTATTATTTTACTCCAGAGACTAATAAGTTTTTGCAGAAAGCATACAATGGTATTGCTCAAACTCGCTTTGATACCAGCGTCCGCAATCATTTTATCAGTAAAGATTTACAGGCAAACTTAAAACGAGAAAATTATCAAAGTGTAGATAGTTTCTTAATCGATGAAAACCTCCAGCGTGACAAAGATCGCACCTTTAAGCTTTCCTATCCTGAAGACCAGCCTTTAACATTTTACTTCATGGCACTCCCGCCAGGAAGAGACAGCACCGATACGGAATCTTGGGTAATGCCAACTTGGTTAGCATTTGCTTTTCCCATGATTTTAGATGTTAAAACTGTGGTTTCGGAGTCGCCAATTCCACCTTTTAATGATGGTGCTGAATTTGAGGAAAGCGTTTTCCTTGATAGTGCGCCTCATGCTTTCCGTGCTTTAGTAAGGCGCGATCGCTTCCGTCTTGACTACATTCTCGAAGGCTGGAATGAAAACAGTATCCAATACCCAGCACCTTTAAATGTGCTTACCGCCGCCTATGCTATTCACCTTGATGTCAATGCTAGACAAGGTAAGTCTGGTTACGATGCCAATTGGGGGAGATTTACAGAACTGGCGAAAGATTTTGAAACTAGTCCTCTGTACGTTTTTTCTTACCTCAATCGTTGGGTACGTAACCAGGGAATAGAAACAGCACGAATTGAGAAAATTAGGCTTTATGCCTATCACTTTTATCCTTGTTTTGACCCTTATGTAAAATATGACAACAATATGGAAACATTGAATGTGAAGGAAGAATCAAGTCTGAATCATCCAAAGAAACTAACAGATTTGTATCGCAGATTTTATAGAGCTAATAAGCGTTATAATCCTAAATCTAATGCTGTTTTGAAACCCATTGATATCGCAGCAGAAACTATACTCAAAGCTGAGTCAAGTGTGTTTCAGGGAGATACATTAGTTGCGGCTGTTGCAGCAGAAGTTTTTAAACTCATGGATCGCGTTCATTCCTCTACAGCTGAAGGACGTTGGATTATCAGCAAACGTGAGGAGGAACGCCAAGCTGTTTTAGATTTTGCACGGTATTTTGTAACGGAGGTATTTGAGAAATCATTTGCAGGCGATCGCGCTCGTTTAGCTGGTCGTCAACTAAACTTAATTCGAGATACCTGCGAGTTTCTTTACCGTTTAGAAGACGACAAAGAAAATGCAGCTAGAGATGATAAATCTACTGAATCTGTTGATAACGAAAATCAATAA
- a CDS encoding PDDEXK nuclease domain-containing protein gives MSNSISDDYRNLLMEVQQRIRSAQYEALKAVNREMINLYWDIGQMIVIKQQDASWGKSVVEQLAKDLQAEFPGISGFSARNIWNMRNFYVTYSQNEKLQPMVAEIGWTHNLVILEKCKDDLEREFYIRMTRKFGWTKNVLIHQIENQTYEKTLLNQTNFDQSISAEIRNQLKLAVKDEYTFDFLELADEHSERQLEESILAKVQPFLQEMGGIFAFIGSQYRLEVDDEEYFIDILLYHRRLKCLVAIELKIGKFLPEYVGKMQFYLAVLDNTVKLPEENPSIGIILCKSKQRTIVEYALKESNKPIGVATYQIVSKVPQELKNQLPDPEQVARLLEGFE, from the coding sequence ATGAGTAATTCCATTTCTGATGATTACAGAAATCTACTTATGGAAGTACAACAACGGATTCGTTCAGCCCAGTACGAAGCATTAAAGGCAGTTAATCGGGAAATGATTAACTTGTATTGGGATATTGGGCAGATGATTGTTATCAAACAACAGGATGCTAGTTGGGGGAAATCAGTAGTAGAACAGCTAGCAAAAGATTTACAAGCAGAATTTCCTGGTATTAGTGGGTTTTCTGCTCGAAATATCTGGAATATGCGGAACTTTTACGTCACATATAGCCAAAATGAAAAACTGCAACCAATGGTTGCAGAAATTGGATGGACTCACAATTTAGTCATTTTAGAAAAATGCAAAGATGATTTAGAACGAGAATTTTACATTAGAATGACTCGGAAGTTTGGCTGGACAAAAAACGTTTTAATTCACCAAATTGAAAATCAAACTTATGAAAAAACTCTGCTGAATCAAACTAATTTTGATCAAAGTATTTCAGCAGAGATCCGTAACCAATTAAAGCTAGCAGTTAAAGATGAATATACTTTTGATTTTTTGGAATTAGCAGATGAACACAGCGAACGACAGCTAGAAGAGTCAATTTTAGCAAAAGTTCAACCTTTCTTACAAGAAATGGGTGGAATATTTGCCTTTATTGGTAGCCAATATCGTTTAGAAGTTGATGATGAAGAATATTTTATAGATATCTTATTATATCATCGCCGTTTAAAGTGTTTGGTGGCAATAGAATTAAAAATTGGTAAGTTTTTACCTGAATATGTTGGCAAAATGCAGTTTTATTTGGCTGTTTTAGATAACACGGTAAAGCTACCAGAAGAAAATCCTTCTATTGGCATTATTCTTTGTAAGTCCAAACAGAGAACTATTGTTGAATATGCACTAAAGGAATCTAATAAACCAATTGGTGTTGCAACTTACCAAATAGTTTCTAAAGTACCACAAGAATTAAAAAATCAACTTCCAGATCCAGAACAAGTTGCTAGATTACTAGAAGGATTTGAATGA